From the Musa acuminata AAA Group cultivar baxijiao chromosome BXJ3-7, Cavendish_Baxijiao_AAA, whole genome shotgun sequence genome, one window contains:
- the LOC103992872 gene encoding protein SOB FIVE-LIKE 5-like, producing MMLGEEEDVSSECSSGCQSGWTAYLDQSSYDSPQPLVYNKAGYLQEEEEEEEEEDLSMVSDASSGPPHFHEEDEPSFCYLHSSTCFEGGGCLCSALTPAAGSAKSGAKRKRVEPEQQREHSSPLDDTASSTLLSYPKTRFNGDSNSNNYLKPPMEGVLEFSCGFSATHFKRNHELHKQVGYLQSSAPVKPTPTRPVLTKEGGKKIW from the exons ATGATGTTGGGGGAGGAGGAAGATGTCAGCTCAGAGTGCAGCAGTGGATGCCAATCTGGTTGGACCGCCTACCTAGATCAGTCCTCCTATGACTCCCCTCAGCCTCTTGTCTATAACAAAGCTGGTTACttacaagaggaggaagaggaagaggaggaggaggacctgTCTATGGTCTCCGATGCATCCTCTGGACCACCTCAttttcatgaagaggatgagcctTCCTTCTGCTATCTTCACTCCAGCACTTGCTTCGAGGGCGGTGGCTGCCTCTGCTCCGCCCTAACTCCAGCTGCTGGATCGGCCAAAAGTGGTGCGAAGAGGAAGCGAGTTGAACCAGAGCAACAGAGAGAGCATTCCTCTCCGCTGGATGACACTGCGAGTTCCACTCTGCTCAGCTACCCCAAG ACCCGCTTCAATGGCGACAGCAACAGCAATAACTATCTGAAGCCACCCATGGAAGGTGTTCTGGAGTTCTCTTGTGGCTTTTCGGCTACCCATTTTAAG AGAAACCATGAACTACACAAACAAGTGGGCTACCTTCAATCCTCTGCTCCTGTGAAGCCAACCCCTACGAGACCA GTTTTAACGAAAGAAGGTGGGAAGAAGATTTGGTGA